The Synechococcus sp. HK05 DNA segment GCCACACCAAACTGAGCAGCAGCCCGCGCCGCCGCCAACCGAGCGGCTGATAGCGGCCAACACGCACGCTCTCAGAGATCAAAGGTCTTAACGACTGAGCCAGCACCTTCAACCGTGCGAAGGGGTGATCACCGGCTAACGACAAGCGCCCCCCCACAATGCGTCGCTGCTTGCGCACCAATTCGCTCCAATCCCGGGCCGGATGGCGCACAACGGCGGCGCCCGCAAACAGCAGTTGGGCCCCAGCCGCAACGGCGCGATGACAAAACTCACGATCACCGCCGGAATGGGTGCGGCGATGGAAACCCTCCAGATTCTGAAAGCAAGCCTGGCTCACCAGCAAATTGGCCGTCACGCCAAAACCAGCACGACGCACCGTGCGCGCTTGATCAAAACCAAGGATTTGATCGAGTTGCTCACCGGGTGAGGGATAGCCAGGAGCTTGCGGCTCCAGCACAATCCGCCCTGCTACAAGCTTCGGCGGCTGCGCTCGCCACTGCAACGCCACCACGCCGGCAGCAATCCAGTCGGGATCGGGCTGGCAATCGGCGTCGGTGAAGGCCAACACATCCACATCCCAATCCAATGCAGCCTGGTTGCGGGCTCCATAGGAGCCGGGGTGGCGGTGCACAATCACCTCCAGCGGCAACGGGAAACTCGGCTGGGAAGGCCAGTCGGTGGAACCGTTATCCACAACGCGAACCCGCAGCCGCTCGGATGGATAGGTCTGCCGAGCCATGGCTTGCAAGCAGAGCTGCAGGCGAGACCAGTCGTTGTAAACCGGCACCACGATGCCGACCAGGGGTAACGGGTCTGGCGCCACCATCACCGGCACTCCAGGTCTCGCAAACGCTCGGCGCGCAACTGACGCAGTCGCTCTCCGATCGCCGGGCCGGGCCGCAGGCCCGACGCCAATAACTCCTGGGCCGTCGTGGCGGATTGCACGTGCCGCCAGCGCAGCCACCAACGCAACAGCGGCCGGCGCAACAGCCCACCACAGGCAAGAACCAAAGGCACCACATGCTCGGGATCCGGCTGCTGTTCGATCCAAGCCGTCCACTGGGCCGGCGTCCACCCATGGAGCTGCTCTACAGGCAGTGCAGCGGCATGGCGACGCAACTGCACCACACCCTTAAGCCAGCGCTGATGGCGATGGGGCACCTGCAGGCGTTGGGCCAGGGCGACAGGGTCCTCAGCACAGGCGATCAACACCGGCAACAGCGGTAATTCCCAACGCGTGGCCCGTAGCAAAGCCAGCCGCCAACGGCGGTTGCGCTGCAGCCCGGGATCCAATAACACCAATCCTCCCCATGCCTGCAAACGATCGAGGGCCACGAGCCAGGGCTCCCGCTCGAGCAGCAACTCCAACTCCATGCGCAGCCGCGTCCCCAGAGCAGCGGGCACCAACTGCGCCAACGCACCTGGCCTCCAGCCCCAGGGCCAAGCCTGGAGCACGCGGCGGGCCTGCTGCTCAGCACTCGGGTCCAGCTCGAAGCAAAGCCGAGCGGCATATCGGGCTGCCCGAATCAGCCGGGTGGGATCGTCGACAAGGCTGTTGGCATGCAACAAGCGCAAGCGGCGCGCCGCCAGATCCTGCTGGCCGTGATGGGGGTCCAACAGCACAACCCCGTCGGAGCCGGCGCCCAGCACCAGGGCAATGGCGTTCACACTGAAATCGCGCCGAGCCAGATCGTCATCGAGGCTGCCGGGTGACACCAGCGGGTTCTCGGCCGGACTCGGGTAAAGCTCCTGCCGGGCGGAGGCCACATCCAACAGCCACGTTTCGGCATCGGGCAGCTGCAGCTCTACCTCCACAGTGCCAAAGCTGCCGTGCTCCCGAAAGCCACAGCGGCTGCCAGGCGGCAGCCGGGCTGGCAGGCGCTCCACCAACTCCATCGCCCGGCCTTCCACCACCAGATCCAAGTCAGGCAAACCGCGCCAGGGGTCGCGGTGCTGATGGTGCAGGAGCAGATCCCGCACAGCACCACCGACGAGTGCCAGCCGACGGCCTTCCGCGGCTTGCACAAGGGCTGTGATCAGCGCAATCGGAACCTCAGGGATCTGCATCAGCGCTCAATCCGCCGGCAGAGAACAGCGCAAGAGCTCCTTGCGCAAGGCCGCAAGCCAAGGCTGCTGCATCTGAAGATCGAGCAGGTCATTAAGAGGGACCGTGTCGGGCCACCGATCCGCTGGCAACGGTTCAACTGCGCTGCTTGAGGCCGAATCCGGTGCCGGCAAGTGCACCGCGAAGGTATCCGCCAGCCAGTCAAGATCCTCCTGATGACGGGCATGAATCAACGCTTCCGCAGCAGGGGCGATCGCGACCGGTGTGCCAAGCGCAGGGTCACGTGCTTGCAAACGCGTGAGCCGGTTCCACGTAGCCCAAAGAGCCTGACTACGGCGCCAAGTGCCATCAGCGGAGCGAGCCGGGAAGCGCTGCATCAACTCCTGCATGGCGATGAGTGCCTCCGCCCGCACGGATTCGTTCACACCGACGGGAGCGCGACCAAACGGCATCGGAGCGCAGTCGGTGAGTTGTCCATCGATGGTCTCGCACAGATCCTGCACCACACAGCCCTGATGGAGCTGGGTTCGATCGAAAGGCCGCACGATGAGCGCTTCACCGAAGACCGTGCGCCAAGCCTCCAGGCGTTGACGAAAGCGATAGGTCCAACGCTGCGGGCGAAACCGGCGAAAGTTGGTCGACAGCCTGGCGTGTTGCTGCAGAGCAGAGCGGTACAACGACACCGGCGAACGCACATAGGCCACCACCAGACAGCGGCTAACACCGAGATCCAGCCAGTCGCGCCGTAGCTGCTCGATCAAGTCAGCACTGAAGGCCCAGAGATATTCGCTGGAGAGGAAAACCGCCCTGGGCTTGGAGCGCCAACGCGGCTGAAGGCGACGAGCTAACAGCTGGCGATAGCGCGCAGTGTCGCGCTCAAAGCGATGCGGATTGGCCTGCCGCCGTTGTGCCCAGACACGCGGCAGATCATCGGGAGACTGGTAGAGCGCTGCGATACACCCCGCGGGTTCGGGCTGCCGATAGGGGTTGGAGGGAAGCACGCACCACGCATCCGAACGGCGGCGCCAGCGCTGCGGCCGAATCGCCGACTGAATCGCGGAGGAGCCGGTCTTCGGCGAACCGATATGCAGCACCAGCGTGGTCATAGGGGCTGAATCGGCGCCAAGCGCGGATCGAGAATCTTGGGGCCCATCCCCTCAAATTTCACGGCGATCGAGATTTTTTCGCCGCTGCCAAACAGATGCGTGACATGCCCTTCACCAAAGGAGCTATGGATCAATCGATCGCCCACGGCCCAGACCTTGCCGGAGCCAGCGGCAACGCGACGACGCACGGCATTGGCCGGCTGTGCCGCATCTCCGCCAGCACGAACCCGCTCACTCTCGGCACGATCAACGCGGGTGAGACGGTCCAAACGATTCTCCCTCCGCAGGGCAGCGCCACCGCTGCGGGGTAGGTCACCCTGCACAAGTTCTTCCGGCAACTCCGAGAGAAACAAGGAAGGCACAGCCGGCTCACGCATCCCACCCCAGAGGCGGCGCTCACTGGCGTGGGATAAGAACAAGCGCTCTTTGGCACGGGTGATGCCGACATAACAAAGACGACGCTCTTCTTCCATCGCCGCTGGATCGTCCAAGGAGCGGTAACTGGGGAATAGACCCTGCTCAAGCCCAACCAAGAACACAACAGGGAACTCCAACCCCTTGCTCGCATGCAGCGTCATGAGCGTGACGCGATCCTGCTCTGTGTCTTTGCTGTCCGCGTCGCTGGCTAGAGCGGCAGAAGCCAGGAAATCATCGAGAGACCCCTCTTCGTTTTCCTCCTGGTATTGAAGAGCCGCATTCACCAATTCATTCAAGTTGCGCCTGCGGTCTTCGGCCTCATCCGTACCGGCAGCAATCAACTCAGCCAGATAACCGCTCTGTTCCATCACCACTTGCACCAGCTCCGAAGGTGGCGCCGTCTCCGCACGGGCTTGCAACGAACGAATCAGCTCGCTGAATTGCAGAAGGCCTTTGGCAGAACGCCCCCCCAAGGAACGCACCGCTTCGGGATCACTCACCACATCCCAGAGAGGAATCCCGAGCTGATTGGATGCATCGCTCAAACGCTCGATGGTGGTTTTACCAATCCCGCGCTTTGGAGTATTGAGCACCCGGAGAAGGCTGACCGTATCGGCTGGATTCACCAGCAATTTCAAATAACCAAGAATGTCTTTAATTTCACGTCGATCATAAAAGCGGAGTCCCCCCACCACCACATAAGGAATGCCCCAACGGACCAGCGACTCCTCCATGGCACGACTCTGAGCATTCGTGCGATACAGCACTGCCATATCGCGCCAGCCCAGATCGGGGTTGGCGGCTTCCAGCATGCGCATGCGGTGCACAACCGCCTCAGCTTCAGCAATCTCATCGTCGCAACGGGTGAGGGTAATGAGCTCACCATCACCACGCGTTGGCCGCAGGACCTTATCAATCCTCTCTGTGTTATGAGAAATCAGCGCATTCGCCGCCTCCAGGATCGTGGCAGTGGAGCGGTAGTTTTCCTCCAGTTTCACCATGGTGCGCGTGGCATCATCCGGCGCTCCATCGCCGAAATCATCCTGAAAGCCCATCAGGATGGTGAAGTCGGCCGCTCGGAAGCTATAAATACTTTGATCGGCGTCCCCGACAACAAACACGGAACGACCTTGCCAGTCTGCAAAGTCGGCCGGATCACGGCCGTCGGCAACAAGGAGTTTGATCAGCTCATACTGCGTGCGATTCGTATCTTGGTACTCATCCACCAGAACATGCTTGAAACGGCGGTGCCAGTAATGACGAACCTCCTCATTCTGACGCAGCAGCTGTACAGGAAGCAGCAATAGATCGTCAAAGTCGAGGGCATTGTTGGCAGCGAGAGCCCTGCGATAACGCCGATACGTTTCAGCCATGAGCTTGCCACGCTGGCCACCCGCATCAGCCTCGAGCTGCTCTGGCATCCAACCCTGGTTTTTAGCGTTACTAATGGCCCAACGAACCTTTTTGGGCTCAAAACGCTTGGGGTCTAAGCCAAGTTCTTGCGTGACAATTTCCTTAACCAGGCTCTGCGTATCACCTTCATCGTAAATCGAGAATTGACGAGTCCAGGTTAAACCCTCTGGATCGCGGAACTTATCGATATCGAAACGCAAAAGGCGCGCAAACAACGCGTGAAACGTACCAATCCAAAGATCTTTGATGACATCGCGATAGATCCTGGAGCGGAGCTGACGCTGGTCAACCGCAGGCAAGGTGCTCCAGGGCTGGCCAAACTGACTTTGAGCCAACTTCTGGGCGAGCAACAATTCCAGCCGCTCCTTCATCTCTCGAGCCGCCTTATTGGTGAAGGTGACCGCTAACAATTCCGCTGGGTCCACCCCATGCTGACCAATCAGATGGGCGATGCGATGGGTGAGCGCACGCGTTTTACCGCTACCCGCACCAGCGACCACCAGCAACGGACCCACGTGATGGTCAACGGCTCGGCGCTGAGCATCATTCAGTCCAGCAAGGAACCCCTGCGCCATCAAACAGCCGCTCCACCTGCTTCGGACCCTACTCCCTTCATCGGATTACCAGCGCCATGACGCAGCCGAGGCGGCCGCGGGATCAGAGCGGAGGTCGTCGTAGATCGGCGCCAGTCGATCTCTCAGTCTTAACAACTGGTCCTCACTCAGAGCATCGCCAACGCCAGGGTTCAGTCGCTTGTCAAAAACAGCTTCATGGCGGGGGAGACCAAGCCAATCACAAAGACTATCCATACAGTCTTGGTTAAAGAGGTCTTCATAAATCAGAAAGCGGCAGCGCTCAGCAAGACCCAAATCGCGCAGCGTCTTCAGTGTGTAGCGGTAATCAGAACGAATGTAAATCGGGCTGGACGAATCAACACGTTCCAGCAGATCGTCGAGCTCAATATCCTTATCGACACGCCGCCGCGCATGGCGAAGATGCGAAGCCGCGCGATCCGTCGGATCACGCATGAGAAAAATAAACCGCACATCCTGCGTCAGCGAAGCCATCTGGGCGTAAGCCTTGGAGGGCAGATGCGCATAGGACGGTGAGATTTCACCGAAATGCAACTGGTTTCCTAGTCGTTCGGCGAAAAAGCTCAGGTAAGCATCGGTCGTTGTAATGCGACCCAACTGCGCAAGGGCACGCAGGCGGTCAAAACGCTCTCGCTCAGCATCAGTCTGATCGAGCCGAGGAGGCTTCACACCATAGGAGAGAACAATTCTCTCCATCCGCCAAATGCGGTATGCGTTTCCAGGCTTATAGATATAGCCGGGATAAAGAGGATTGTCGGGATAGAGAGAGGCAAAGGTATTCATCTCCTTGATCGGAGAGTGAAAGAAATGAGGGTGACCGCCCAAATAGTCGGAAAGCCATGTCGTACCCGACTTCATGGCCCCTAGCCCGAGCACGAGTTGGCGCTGAGCCAAGGGAAGTGGTGGTGGAGCAGGCTTGCCGCGGACAACCCGCTTGATCACGCTGCGCAGAGAGTCGGGGAGTATCGCCATCGGGAAAACGCGTCTTACGGTGTGGTTGAAGAACCTGCGATACCAGCCAGCAGGTCAGCATCCGGAGCTCCACAGCTCCGATCAACGGCTTGCAATGTGGCGAAGATCGCTGTGATGCGGGATCGGTAGCGTTTCATCTGGGCACCAGCCTGCTCTAAAGAACCATTGGCAACGCCAGAGGTGAGGCGAACCACAGAAGCAGAAGCATATTGATAGGCATGGCGATCGGTGGAGCGAGCTGAAGAGTCCGGATGCCAGTCGAGGGGTGCCCATGCACACCAAGGACCAGGCACGCCTAGCCGGTTGAGCAGGCTGGTCTTATCACGGACGCCATAGGGATAAGCCTCATCAAATTGCTCAACGGCATCGAAGCGAAAAGCAATCTGCGGTTCTTCCCGATGCGTGGGGGTGACATCGAGTTGTTCCAGATCACTCGCCTCAACCTGCCGACGCATGGGCACAACCAGGTATGGAGCGCCAGGAGACGACAGAAGATCGGCTTGAAAAGCCTCAAAAACGGGGCGGGTCAGGAAGCAACTCCCATCCAGCACGAACGTCCAATCCGAAGCCATCCTCCCAAGTGCCAATCCCTGGTTACGGGCACCATTAATGTTCATGAGGTAACGAATTTTTTCGCCACAGGCCCAAATCCGCTCACGATCCTGACAGAACGGATCCTTGAGCGCAAATTCAGAGGAAGAGAAATAATCTAAGCCTCCAAAGAGCTCCGGCCGATAGCGCAGAGATTGATAAGCCGCCGGATCAAATGCAATCACCTCACAAACATGACCAGCCTGCCGGATCAGCTCAACGGCCTCAGACTGAAGCTCGGCATCAATAAAGCGATTCAGAACGAATAACTTTTGCCAACCGAACGGATTTGCTTCCCGCTGGAGGATGGTTTTAAGGTTGGCAACAGCCTGACCACTCTGCTGTCTGGGAAATAAATCATTGCCGATGATCCGGCAAAGAGTGACAGTCGGCAGCTCCGCATGCTGACCCTCCAGCGCCCAGTCGCCTCGTGAAAGGGTCCAACGACGCTTGATCTCACGCTCGGCGCGAAACGGAAGCGAGCCATACCAAGCCTTTCGCAGACGCGCCCGCGTGGGGAACAACTGGGTCAGACGATAAGGAAGCCACATGATCAGCGGACAACTGCGTTGACAGCCCGCCTCAAAGAGGCTTTGACCTGACGCATTTGATTATAGATGCGCAACGACATCGTTTCCACCTCGGGCACCGTAGCCTTGGCAATGTGTTGGTAATGGGCCAGGGCCTCGCTCAGAAGTAGAGGCAGCTGAGAATAATCAACGCAATCTGGGTATCCCGATGGATCAGCCAATAAGACAGCTCCAGCATCCAGCCCATAACGTTGAACGATGCGCTCATTCATCGGCCGATAGCGATTCTGAAACACCTCCGCCTCGTGCCGTGCAACCGTGCGGGGCTGACCGGTCACTTCCTCCTCAACGCAACGCTGCAGGCGGCGATAGGCATCATTGCGCATACCAGAAGAGAACTGAACAGGATAAACCTGATTCAAGGTCGCAAGGATGTACTGGGCTTCGGCACTCAACGCCGAATTATGTCGACCCAAAGAATTCACATGCACCTGAGACGCCAGCCCAAGAAGCCGAACCAAAACATCCACCGGACGATCCGCCCCATAGAAAAACACGCGCAGCTCTGCACCGGGAACACGCTCAAAGCGCTCGAGAATGGATTCGAAGTTATAGAAGAACAGATCATCACTAAGCTCTCTCTGATCCGGAACCTTCAGGAAGTTACAAGGCGAGTAGTCCACAAACAAATTGGAAAACTCAGAATGGCCGGACCTCAGAATCGAACTGAAGCGACTGAGAGCCAGTTGATCTTGCCGTCGCAAAAAGATGACGAACCGAATAGTATCGACATACTGACGCAGCTGACCAACAAGCCGGTCAATCTCAGACGCAGTTGACAAGCGGCTCGAAATCAGCTCTGACGTAATCAGCAGCGTGTGCCAATCGGGCGGGGCCCGACGAAGCTCCGAATCAAGGTATGCGAAAACATGCTTTCGAAAGCGATGCTCCGAAAGGCCAGAAACGAATAGCTGATGGCTTTTGATATTATCGATAACACCATCGTCCAGGCAAGCCGAAACAAGCTTGGTGTGATTGGGATAGCCAATCGAAGTTGGCATGAAAATCCCAGCCTGCTGAATGCACTGGCGATTGGAGGCAAGCCACCGCTGGATCGCCGTCGATCCTGTCTTTTCAAGACCGATATGAACGAGGGCGGTGCGCTTCATCATCAATCAATCATACGCCAGCCAGCAGATGGTCTAAAACCTGCATCATGAGGTGAGTGCGGCCACGATAACTGCAATGCTCTGGAATTTGAGAAAGGGGCACAACGGCTTGATTCCGCCGCTCCTTGGAACCAAGCAAATAATCAATAGCTCCAATAAAATCATCACGCGATCTGCACAGGCGCGCAAGGTTGCCATAATCCTGAAGGGCTGGCAGCTCAGTTGACACGATCGGCACACCAGCAGCCATGTACTCAAAGAACTTCATCGGAAACATCGAGCGCGTGTAGTCGTTGATTGGACATGGCAACAGAGCCAGATCAAAACCCCGCAGATAACAAGGCAGTTCCGCATAAGGCCTTGGACCAAAGAAGTGCACATTTGGAAGGCTCTCCACGCGCTGAAGGTCGGTTGATGGATCACCTTCACCAAGCCTTCCAATCAGAATAATCTGACAATCGGGGCGAGCTTTCGCCAGCTCAAACAAAAGATCAACGTCGAGTTTATAGGCACTAACAGCTCCAATAAAACCCAGACGGGGCCCCTTTGGCAACGCCAGTAAATCAGATGCGATCGGCATCCTGTGCTCACGGGCCTGGGCGAAGAAATCGAGATCCGCGACGTTCGAATCGTAACGAATTCGTGCGTTAAAGGCCGAACGGGTTCGCAGCAACTCAAGCGAGGTCACAAACACCTGGTCGCTGCAGCGACAAAGGCGCTCCTCCTCCTGCACAATCAATGCGGCTGGCATGCAGGGCTGAGCCGCAAGATCATCCACGCAGTGATATACAAGCTGTTGATAGTGGGATTGCGGCAGTGTGATCAGCAATCCCGAAAGCGGGTTGTAAGTCCAAAGCAGATCAGCCTTGAAGCGAAGCACGCGGCGCCAAACTTCAAGCCAGAAAGAAAACAACCAACGATTCAGCTCACGCTTCCAGCCTGAATGCGCTGCAGGAATCAACAGGGGTGACCAAACCCAAATGTTCTCCGCTACACGACGGGGAGGCTTGAGACCACGGCGTAAGCGTCGCCAGATTCTGCCGAGATCCTGGCCCTCGAAGCGCGGTGGCCTCAGACCCACGGATTCCACGTACAGCACACGATGGCCCAGTTGAGCCATGGCCATGGCTACATGCTGCTTGTTCGTCCAGAACGGATGATCCCAGTCGGCCGTTGCCAGCAACACAACATCTCTGGGCCTGCTGGTGCTCGTGGGATCCCGACTCATTCCTGCTGAATCGCAAAACGACCCTCGAGCTGGGTCAGGTCCTTGAAGCTGTCGGAACGCTCTCGCAGCTGGTCAAACGTGCCGGATGCCTTGAGCCGCCCTGCCTCAAATTCAAAAATCCGATCGCAACGCTCAATCGTGGATAGCCGATGGGCGATGACCACCGTGGTACAGCGACGGGCAACAATTTCAAGCGCTGCAATCACTTCTGACTCCGTGCGGTTATCCAGAGCACTGGTGGCCTCATCCAACAGCAAAAACTCAGCCTTGCGGTAAAAGGCGCGAGCCAAAGCCAGGCGCTGACGCTGGCCACCCGAGAGGTGTAAACCATCGCGACCAACAGGGGTGTAGAGACCGTATGGGAGGCTGGAGACCACATCCTGCAGCTGAGCCGCTTCGAGGGCTTCCCAAACGCGATCCTGATCAACCTGCATCGGATCTTCTGCAAAAGCAATG contains these protein-coding regions:
- a CDS encoding glycosyltransferase family 2 protein, which produces MVAPDPLPLVGIVVPVYNDWSRLQLCLQAMARQTYPSERLRVRVVDNGSTDWPSQPSFPLPLEVIVHRHPGSYGARNQAALDWDVDVLAFTDADCQPDPDWIAAGVVALQWRAQPPKLVAGRIVLEPQAPGYPSPGEQLDQILGFDQARTVRRAGFGVTANLLVSQACFQNLEGFHRRTHSGGDREFCHRAVAAGAQLLFAGAAVVRHPARDWSELVRKQRRIVGGRLSLAGDHPFARLKVLAQSLRPLISESVRVGRYQPLGWRRRGLLLSLVWRLRLAVLLEWIRLQHQSRTPLR
- a CDS encoding CCA tRNA nucleotidyltransferase; the protein is MQIPEVPIALITALVQAAEGRRLALVGGAVRDLLLHHQHRDPWRGLPDLDLVVEGRAMELVERLPARLPPGSRCGFREHGSFGTVEVELQLPDAETWLLDVASARQELYPSPAENPLVSPGSLDDDLARRDFSVNAIALVLGAGSDGVVLLDPHHGQQDLAARRLRLLHANSLVDDPTRLIRAARYAARLCFELDPSAEQQARRVLQAWPWGWRPGALAQLVPAALGTRLRMELELLLEREPWLVALDRLQAWGGLVLLDPGLQRNRRWRLALLRATRWELPLLPVLIACAEDPVALAQRLQVPHRHQRWLKGVVQLRRHAAALPVEQLHGWTPAQWTAWIEQQPDPEHVVPLVLACGGLLRRPLLRWWLRWRHVQSATTAQELLASGLRPGPAIGERLRQLRAERLRDLECR
- a CDS encoding UvrD-helicase domain-containing protein, whose product is MAQGFLAGLNDAQRRAVDHHVGPLLVVAGAGSGKTRALTHRIAHLIGQHGVDPAELLAVTFTNKAAREMKERLELLLAQKLAQSQFGQPWSTLPAVDQRQLRSRIYRDVIKDLWIGTFHALFARLLRFDIDKFRDPEGLTWTRQFSIYDEGDTQSLVKEIVTQELGLDPKRFEPKKVRWAISNAKNQGWMPEQLEADAGGQRGKLMAETYRRYRRALAANNALDFDDLLLLPVQLLRQNEEVRHYWHRRFKHVLVDEYQDTNRTQYELIKLLVADGRDPADFADWQGRSVFVVGDADQSIYSFRAADFTILMGFQDDFGDGAPDDATRTMVKLEENYRSTATILEAANALISHNTERIDKVLRPTRGDGELITLTRCDDEIAEAEAVVHRMRMLEAANPDLGWRDMAVLYRTNAQSRAMEESLVRWGIPYVVVGGLRFYDRREIKDILGYLKLLVNPADTVSLLRVLNTPKRGIGKTTIERLSDASNQLGIPLWDVVSDPEAVRSLGGRSAKGLLQFSELIRSLQARAETAPPSELVQVVMEQSGYLAELIAAGTDEAEDRRRNLNELVNAALQYQEENEEGSLDDFLASAALASDADSKDTEQDRVTLMTLHASKGLEFPVVFLVGLEQGLFPSYRSLDDPAAMEEERRLCYVGITRAKERLFLSHASERRLWGGMREPAVPSLFLSELPEELVQGDLPRSGGAALRRENRLDRLTRVDRAESERVRAGGDAAQPANAVRRRVAAGSGKVWAVGDRLIHSSFGEGHVTHLFGSGEKISIAVKFEGMGPKILDPRLAPIQPL
- a CDS encoding sulfotransferase; protein product: MAILPDSLRSVIKRVVRGKPAPPPLPLAQRQLVLGLGAMKSGTTWLSDYLGGHPHFFHSPIKEMNTFASLYPDNPLYPGYIYKPGNAYRIWRMERIVLSYGVKPPRLDQTDAERERFDRLRALAQLGRITTTDAYLSFFAERLGNQLHFGEISPSYAHLPSKAYAQMASLTQDVRFIFLMRDPTDRAASHLRHARRRVDKDIELDDLLERVDSSSPIYIRSDYRYTLKTLRDLGLAERCRFLIYEDLFNQDCMDSLCDWLGLPRHEAVFDKRLNPGVGDALSEDQLLRLRDRLAPIYDDLRSDPAAASAASWRW
- a CDS encoding glycosyltransferase, which translates into the protein MLATADWDHPFWTNKQHVAMAMAQLGHRVLYVESVGLRPPRFEGQDLGRIWRRLRRGLKPPRRVAENIWVWSPLLIPAAHSGWKRELNRWLFSFWLEVWRRVLRFKADLLWTYNPLSGLLITLPQSHYQQLVYHCVDDLAAQPCMPAALIVQEEERLCRCSDQVFVTSLELLRTRSAFNARIRYDSNVADLDFFAQAREHRMPIASDLLALPKGPRLGFIGAVSAYKLDVDLLFELAKARPDCQIILIGRLGEGDPSTDLQRVESLPNVHFFGPRPYAELPCYLRGFDLALLPCPINDYTRSMFPMKFFEYMAAGVPIVSTELPALQDYGNLARLCRSRDDFIGAIDYLLGSKERRNQAVVPLSQIPEHCSYRGRTHLMMQVLDHLLAGV